The genome window AACGGAATCGACAATCCGAATCGGCTTCAAGTCAGTCAACATCTGAGAATCCCGCAACCCAAAGCCACCACTTTAGTTCCCGGCCTAAAAACTACAGCTACAATTGCTGCACTCGGAAAATCTCCGGATGCCCCAGCACCGACTTTAGCTGTTCCTAGTTTGCCAACGAGCAGCAACCTCGTTGTCGCGAAGCCTTCTGTGCTGTCTTTACCCACACCCACTGCGATAAATGCGTTGGCTGAGGGTAAATCGCCCAGCAGCCCCACCTCATTGAGCGCGGGAACTGCTGTGCCCAATTCCACGATGTTGATTGCAAATGATGTAAAACAGTCGGTCAACTCAAAAGCAGGCTCTGATTCTAACCCTTACGTTGACAAATTAAGGGTTGAAATCAACAAGTTACGCGAGCAGTATCAAAATCAGAAGGAAAATAGTGCAGCCAAGCCGCTGAATCTAACGGTTCCTACGGTCAAGCCACCAGTTTCACCTTTATCCAACAATGCTTCTGCATCCTCCGAATACATCAATCCGGAGTTTAATCCCGAAGCATATTACAACGAAGCCAAAGAAGGCGAAAATCAAAAGAAGTTGCGACCTCAGTCGCTCTCTCAACAGGGTCCAATTAAGATCCAGGTTCCAGCTCCCGAAAACCCCAGCCCTAGAACACAGCGTCGAGTTGTTGCTACCTCGCCTGTTGAAACCGACACCTATAACCCGGTGATTAAGATCCCCGTCGGTCAGCCAGTATCTCCAGAACTACCGCCCATTAATGTACCGGATAGCTACTATCCTGATGGAGAACAGGCATTTACAGGCTATATATGGCCTGCTAAAGGTGTCTTAACCTCTGGTTACGGCTGGCGCTGGGGACGGATGCACAAGGGAATTGATATTGCTGCTGGGACGGGCACGCCAATTGTGGCTGCGGGCCCTGGTGTAGTAGTCTATGCCCGCTGGAACTCCGGTGGCTACGGTAATTTGGTAGACATTCGGCATCCTGATGGCACCATGACTCGCTATGGCCACAACAGCCGGATTCTAGTGCGTGAAGGTCAAACGGTTGAGCAGGGTCAAGAAATTGCCTTAATGGGCAGCACAGGACACAGCACTGGGCCACACCTTCACTTTGAAGTACATCCTTCTGGAAAGGGTGCGGTAAACCCAATTGCTCTTCTACCCCGCCGTAGCTAAAGCGTAGGGAAAAATGAAAATAAAAAGGCAAAAGACCATATGGTCTTTTGCCTTTTTATTTTTGTAATTTCTGAAAAGGGGGTAGCAATTTATAAATTAGCTGTGTTAAGCTAATAAAGTAGAAAAAACGGCTCAGTAGCTCAGTTGGTTAGAGCACGGGACTCATAAGCCTGGGGTCGGCAGTTCAAATCTGCCTTGAGCCATTTGAAAAGTATTAAATTAGTATTTTGGATGTTGCCGCTACAACGACCAATAAAACATTAGTCGTTGTAGTGGCGGATTATTTCGGCAACTGACCAAGCTTGCGCGATCGCTCCTTCGGCGTGATGAGGAGCATCTCCATCAAAAATTTCGGAAATAGAGCCTATGCATGCTTGCTCTTGGAAGTGATCGAGCATTGGGTGCCAGTCAAAGGGAACGGGTTGTGAGTCGTAAAAACGTTTCCAAGCACGGATGAATGGGCCGATCAGCCAACTCCAAACAGTGCCTTGATGATAGGCGCGATCGCGATACCAGCGATCGCCAGAATAAGTACCCACATAGTCCGGATCGGCTGGATCTAGACTGCGGAGACCATAGGGGGTAAGCAAGCGATCGCGTGCCACTTGCAAGACCGAACGAGCCAGATCTCCCCTAAACCCACTATGAGTTAGGGAAAGAGCCAAAACCGCATTGGGGCGAATGCTGGCATCAGGTACGTCATCTGGCCCAATTCTGTCGTAAAAGTATCCTAGCGCTGGATTCCAGAATTTTTGCAGCGATCGCTTCACCTGTACTATCTGCTGGGCATACCGCTTTTGCTGGCTAATTAACTTCGTTGAATTCGCCGTTGTTCCAGTGTCGAGCTGTTCAGCCCATATACTTGCCCAACATAAAGCAGAGTACCAGAGGGCGTTAATTTCTATAGCTTTACCCCGTCGGGGCGTCACGGGCTGACCATCAATAACAGCATCCATCCAGGTAATCGCCACACCGGGAGCATCCCAAGTCAGCAATCCATCCGTAGCATCAACGTGGATGTTGTAGCTCGTACCAGTACAGAAATTTTTGTAAATCTGCCGCACTACAGGATATTGCGATGCCAAGAAATCCCAATCCTGCGTTGCTTCCAGGTAAAGTCCAAGGGTCTCAATCCACCACAACGAAGCATCGACACTGTTGTAGATTGGCTGAGAATCCGCATCAGGAAAGGTATTAGGAATTAAACCATTACTGCAATAGCGACCAAACGCTTCCAGCAGTCCCTTGGCTAGAGAAAATCGCCCAGTCGTTAACGCCAATCCTGGTAAAGCAATTAGCGTATCGCGTCCCCAATCGTTAAACCAGTGATAGCCAGCAATTACAGTAGGACTGTTAGCTATGGCGCGGGTTACGATAAATTGATCGCCCGCTCGTAACAACTGCTGCCATATTGATTTTGGATTTTGCTCGTTCCCAGGCTCTGCCTGGGAATGAGATTTTGGATTATTAGATAGTATTTGGGACTCTACTGCTTCGGATTCGTCACCAGCCGCGCCTAATCCCAAATCTTCAGATAGTCGTTGTTGTTCGGCAATTACTGCTTGCTCAAAGTCTTGGGGTTTAAGGTCAGGTTGCCAGGGTTGTGGCAGTCCCACTCGCGCTTCTAGGGTGAGCAAGTCTCCTGGTTGCAGTTTCACGCTGAGGTAGCCAGGGCTGTATAGATCTTCGCGATCGCCCAATCCCCGGCGATTTTCCGCTGGGTAGTAATAATTCCAGTACCAAACTCCATCTGGCTGATAGTCACCAGCAGT of Microcoleus sp. FACHB-831 contains these proteins:
- a CDS encoding amylo-alpha-1,6-glucosidase, whose amino-acid sequence is MAKLDTREWLLTNGLGSFASGTVCDARTRTYHGWLIAALSPPSQRTLLLSHVDASLEVAGQLYALSTNFWMGGAIDSLGYQLLRSFEIEPVPSWIWGGNNWQLSRQLVMPYGMGNWGWETGAESFSSPTDNPPSKISKPEFCNRVLIQYRYEGAEVATLRLRPLIGDRDFHHQQSASSGLYFSSVVGQQQVLLQAHRPGWTGTPWQLRWTAGDYQPDGVWYWNYYYPAENRRGLGDREDLYSPGYLSVKLQPGDLLTLEARVGLPQPWQPDLKPQDFEQAVIAEQQRLSEDLGLGAAGDESEAVESQILSNNPKSHSQAEPGNEQNPKSIWQQLLRAGDQFIVTRAIANSPTVIAGYHWFNDWGRDTLIALPGLALTTGRFSLAKGLLEAFGRYCSNGLIPNTFPDADSQPIYNSVDASLWWIETLGLYLEATQDWDFLASQYPVVRQIYKNFCTGTSYNIHVDATDGLLTWDAPGVAITWMDAVIDGQPVTPRRGKAIEINALWYSALCWASIWAEQLDTGTTANSTKLISQQKRYAQQIVQVKRSLQKFWNPALGYFYDRIGPDDVPDASIRPNAVLALSLTHSGFRGDLARSVLQVARDRLLTPYGLRSLDPADPDYVGTYSGDRWYRDRAYHQGTVWSWLIGPFIRAWKRFYDSQPVPFDWHPMLDHFQEQACIGSISEIFDGDAPHHAEGAIAQAWSVAEIIRHYND